In the genome of Notamacropus eugenii isolate mMacEug1 chromosome 5, mMacEug1.pri_v2, whole genome shotgun sequence, one region contains:
- the LOC140509004 gene encoding olfactory receptor 8G50-like, with protein sequence MDANNHSLVTQFFLKGLTDEPRFQLPLFTLFLLMYLASVVGNLGMILLIVLNTHLHTPMYYFIRNLSFIDLCHSTVITPKMLINFVSEKNAISYHECMTQLFFFLLFAIAECHMLAVMAYDRYVAICSPLLYNVLMNYQVCSWLMAGVCFLAIVGSTVHVGLMHRVLFCKANVISHYFCDLLPLLSLSCSSTYVNKLFVLYLSAFNILTPTVIILSSYIFIIISILHIRSPEGRFKAFTTCSSHIAAVGLAFGSAMVVYLQPSSVHSMIQGKVSSVFYTIILPMLNPLIYSLRNKDVKLALKKTYERIKFS encoded by the coding sequence ATGGATGCAAATAATCACTCCTTAGTGACCCAGTTCTTCCTCAAGGGACTAACAGATGAACCAAGGTTCCAACTCCCCTTGTTCACTCTCTTCTTGCTCATGTATTTAGCTAGTGTAGTGGGTAACTTGGGAATGATCCTCTTAATTGTATTGAATACTCACCTTCACACCCCCATGTACTACTTCATTAGGAACTTGTCCTTCATTGATCTCTGTCACTCTACTGTCATCACCCCAAAAATGCTGATAAACTTTGTGTCAGAAAAAAATGCCATCTCCTATCATGAGTGCATGACTcagctctttttcttcctcctttttgccATTGCTGAGTGCCACATGTTGGCTGTCATGGCATATGATCGCTATGTTGCCATTTGCAGTCCCCTGCTTTATAATGTTCTGATGAACTATCAAGTTTGCTCCTGGCTCATGGCAGGGGTGTGCTTTCTGGCAATTGTTGGCTCCACAGTTCATGTGGGCCTCATGCACAGAGTATTGTTTTGCAAAGCCAATGTCATCAGTCATTACTTCTGtgatctccttcccctcctgagTCTCTCCTGCTCCAGTACCTATGTGAATAAACTTTTTGTCTTATACTTAAGTGCGTTTAACATTCTTACCCCAACTGTAATTATCCTTAGCTCCtacatcttcatcatcattagcATCCTTCACATCAGGTCCCCTGAGGGTAGGTTCAAGGCTTTCACCACCTGTAGCTCCCATATTGCTGCTGTTGGTCTTGCTTTTGGCTCTGCCATGGTTGTGTACCTGCAGCCATCATCAGTTCATTCCATGATCCAAGGTAAAGTGTCCTCTGTGTTTTACACTATAATCTTACCCATGTTGAATCCTCTGATCTATAGCCTAAGGAATAAGGATGTCAAACTTGCCCTTAAGAAAACATATGAGAGAATAAAGTTCTCATGA
- the LOC140509005 gene encoding olfactory receptor 8G3-like, producing MTAKNHSTVTEFILTGLTHQQELQLPLFILFLVIYVASVVGNLGLILLIVLNSHLHTLMYYLISNLSFIDLCHSSVITPRMLISFLSETNTISYPECMIQLCFFHIFAIAECHMLAAMAYDRYVAICSPLLYNVIMSYQVCSFLVMGVYFLGIISSTIHTGFMQRLLFCKANVVNHYFCDLFPLLSLSCSSTYNNEILILCFSAFNILVPTLSILSSYIFIINSILRIRSTEGRYKVFTTCTSHIVAVLLSYGSAMFVYLQPSSVNSMDRGKVSSVFYTNILPMLNPLIYSLRNKDVKIALIRTLEKRGLS from the coding sequence ATGACTGCAAAAAATCATTCCACAGTGACTGAATTTATTCTCACTGGGTTAACTCACCAGCAGGAGCTTCAGCTCCCCCTCTTTATTCTCTTCTTAGTGATCTATGTAGCTAGTGTAGTGGGGAATTTGGGCTTGATCCTATTAATTGTACTGAATTCACATCTTCACACTCTGATGTACTATTTAATTAGCAACTTGTCCTTCATTGATCTTTGTCATTCTTCTGTCATTACTCCCAGAATGCTGATTAGCTTCTTGTCAGAAACAAACACCATCTCTTACCCGGAGTGTATGATTCAGCTCtgtttctttcacatttttgctATTGCTGAATGCCACATGTTGGCAGCAATGGCATATGATAGGTATGTTGCCATTTGTAGTCCCTTACTATACAATGTCATAATGTCCTATCAAGTTTGCTCTTTTCTTGTAATGGGGGTGTACTTTCTGGGGATTATTAGTTCTACTATCCACACAGGCTTCATGCAGAGACTGTTGTTTTGTAAGGCCAATGTGGTCAATCATTACTTCTGCGATCTTTTCCCACTCCTGAGCCTCTCTTGCTCCAGTActtataacaatgaaatcctGATTTTATGTTTCAGTGCATTTAACATACTTGTCCCGACCCTGAGCATCCTTAGCTCTTACATCTTTATCATCAACAGCATCCTCCGCATCCGTTCCACAGAGGGTAGGTACAAAGTCTTCACCACTTGTACCTCCCACATTGTCGCTGTTCTTCTTAGTTATGGTTCTGCCATGTTTGTATACCTACAGCCATCTTCAGTCAACTCCATGGACCGAGGAAAAGTGTCCTCTGTGTTTTATACTAATATATTACCTATGCTGAATCCCCTCATTTACAGCCTAAGGAATAAAGATGTTAAAATTGCACTGATAAGAACGCTTGAGAAAAGAGGATTGTCATGA
- the LOC140509007 gene encoding putative olfactory receptor 8G2 — MDKGNNSLVTEFILIGLTEEPELQLPLFFLFLGIYVFTVMGNLGMIILIGLSYHLHTPMYYFLCSLSFIDLCQSTVITPKMLVNFVSEKNIISYSDCMTQFYFFVFYAICECQMLAVMAYDRYVAICQPLRYNLIMSCQVCSWLVGGVYTMALVWATAHTGCLLRMFLCKKNTINHYFCDFLALLKLSCSSTYANEVVALVSNTFNIFFPTLTIIYSYVLIIASILKIQSVGGRSKPFSTCSSHIAAVGVFFGSLTFMYLKPSSFGSMDQGRVSSVFLHDHCAHAKPLYLQSEK, encoded by the coding sequence atggataaaggaaATAATTCACTAGTGACTGAGTTCATCCTCATAGGGCTGACAGAAGAGCCTGAACTCCAGCTACCACTCTTTTTCCTATTCCTAGGGATTTATGTATTCACTGTGATGGGGAACCTGGGCATGATTATCCTTATTGGACTGAGTTATCATCTACACACCCCCATGTATTATTTCCTctgtagtttgtccttcattgatcTTTGTCAATCAACTGTCATCACACCCAAAATGCTAGTGAACTTTGTGTCAGAGAAGAACATCATCTCTTACTCTGACTGCATGACTCAgttctatttttttgtcttttatgccATTTGTGAATGTCAAATGTTGGCTGTGATGGCATATGACCGCTACGTTGCTATATGTCAACCCCTACGTTATAATCTTATTATGTCCTGCCAGGTGTGCTCATGGTTGGTGGGTGGTGTGTACACGATGGCCTTAGTTTGGGCTACAGCTCATACAGGTTGTTTGCTTAGAATGTTCCTATGTAAGAAAAATACCATCAATCATTACTTCTGTGATTTTCTTGCACTCTTGAAGCTGTCTTGTTCTAGCACCTATGCTAATGAAGTCGTGGCTCTTGTCTCCAATacgtttaatatttttttccccaccctGACCATTATTTACTCTTATGTTTTGATTATtgctagcattttaaaaattcaatccgTTGGAGGCAGATCAAAACCCTTCAGTACCTGTAGCTCCCATATTGCTGCAGTTGGTGTCTTCTTTGGTTCCCTTACCTTCATGTACTTAAAACCATCTTCATTTGGCTCCATGGACCAAGGGAGAGTGTCCTCAGTCTTTTTACACGATCATTGTGCCCATGCTAAACCCCTTTATCTACAGTCTGAGAAATAA